The genome window AGTGGATGCCGAAGGCCTCCAGGATGCCGAGCACGAAGCCGCCGACCACCGCACCGACGAGCGAGCCCAGGCCGCCCAGCGTCGCGGCCACGAACGAGGTGAGCCCGACGTCCAGACCGGAGCTGGGGTTGGCGACGCCCACGTAGAGCGCGATGAAGACGCCGGCGAGGCCGCCGAGCGCCGACGCGATCACGAACGACACGTGCTGCACCTGCCCGACCGGGATGCCCATCTGCAGGGCGGCCTCCTGGTCCTGCGCGGTCGCACGGATCGCGCGGCCGACCTTGCCGTACTTGAGGAAGACCGTCATCACGACCATGACGGCGGCGGTCGTGCCGAGCATCACCAGGTCGGAGGTCCCGAAGCGCATGTTGCCGAGGTGCAGGTTCGAAGTCGGCAGCACCTCCGGGAACACCCGGAACTGCGCCGTGAACGCGACCTGCGAGGCGTTGTCGAGGATCAGCGAGATCGCGTAGGTGGAGAGCATCGCCGCCAGCGGCAGGAACTTCGCCAGCGGACGCACGACGGTCACGTTGATCAGCAGTCCGAGCGCGCCGCAGACGGCGAGCACGAGCAGGAGCGCCAGCCAGAACGGCAGCCCCAGCTTCACGACGAAGAACCAGGACAGCATCGCGCCCAGCCCGAAGAACGAGAACTGGGCGAAGTTGACGACGTTCATGACGCCGAAGACGAGGGAGATGCCGACCGCTCCGAGGGCGTAGACGTTCCCTCGGAGCAGGCCGGCGATCAGTGTGTCGAGCATGATGCGCGTGTCAGCGGCTCAGCCGTTGTACGCGACCCACTTCCCGTCCTTGAGGATGCTCGGGGTGAGCTGCGGAGACGCGACCCGGCGGGTGGCCTGGTCGAAGGTGATCGTCCCGTAGACGACGCTCGGCACGTCCTTGACCTTCTTGAAGCCGGCCAGGATGCCCTCGCGGGTGGTGCCGCCGAGCTTCGCGGCGGCGACCGCGACGTGGAGCGCGTCGTACGCGCCGGCCTCGAAGCCGGTGACCTCGGTCTCGTTCGGGTACTTCTTCTGGAACGCCTTCACGAAGTCCTGGACCTCCTTGGCGGGGTTGGAGGCGAGGAACTCGGCGCCGTTGATCGCGCCCTCCGCGGCCTTCGTGCCGTCGAAGGACTGCTCGTCCTGGCCGCCGTAGAAGGGGCCGTTGTAGCCGATCGCGCGCAGCTGGGTGACCAGCTTGGCGGCGTCCGGCCCGTAGCCGATGTGCACGAAGGCGTCGGGCTTGCCGGCCACGGCCTTGGTGAGCGACGGGCGGTAGTCGTCGGAGGTGTCGAGCACGCCCTCCGCGTCGGTGATCTTCAGGCCGATCTTCTTGGCCTCGTCCTTGAACGCGTTGAACGCCGGGATGCCCCAGTCGGCGGTGTTCAGGTAGGTCACACCGACGGACTTGATCCCCTGCTTCTTGATGTAGTCCGCCGTCCACGTGTAGGTCGCGCTCGTGGTGATGGAGGTCGACCACTGGTACTGCGTGCCCTTGGCCGTGAAGTCCGGGTTCGAGTTGTTGAAGCCGTACTGCAGCAGCTTGCCCGCGGTGTAGATCGGGGAGGCCGGGATGGAGGCCGCCGACGAGTAGTCGCCGAAGACCAGGCTGATGCTGTCGTCGCCGACGAACTTCTGGGCGACCGCGACCGACTGCTTGGGGTCGGACTGCGAGTCCTCGTACTTGAGCGCGACGGGGTGGCCGTCGATGCCGCCCTGCGCGTTGACCTGCTCGACGGCGAGGTCGAACGCCTCCTTGAACTGCTGGCCGTACTGCGCGTACTGGCCGGTCTCCGCGGCGGAGACGCCGAAGTAGACGGTGCTCTTTCCGGAGGAGGAGCCTCCGGTCGCTGCGGAGGACCCGCTCGCGCACGCGGCGAGGCCGGCGACGGCGAGCGCGGCGACGGAGACGACGGCTGCGCTCCGGATGATTCTCTTCATGGCTGTTCCTTAACCTCGGGCTGACACGACGGGCTCTCTGTGCATCGCCGAGGTTAGAAGGGCGCCTGCCCTGACCACATCCTCCGCCGTCATATTCGGTAGCCGTGGTCAACAGACGTCACAAAGGTTGCGAAACGGCCCCGAACCGTCCTATGCGGGGTCGGCGGCCTCCACGCCCTTCAGCGCCTCCTCGACCGCCTTCTTGACGCGCTCGTCCTCGCGCACTGCGCTCGCCCGCCGGCGACGACGGAGCACCAGCACGGTCGCGGCGACCGCGGCCGCGATTACGATCAGGAGCGTCAGCAGCGCCCAGGGCACCGCGACCGTTCCGGCCTCGGCCGCGACGCCCTCCACTCCCGGCGTCGAACCCGTGACCGCGGGCAGCTTCGGGCTCAGCGCGGTCGAGGCCGTCAGCCAGAAGGCCGGGACGACGCCGTGCAGCGGCACGGACACGGTCCAGGACTCGCCCGGCAGCAGCTCGGGGACGCCGGCGACGTTCCCCGCGTCGACCGGGAACCAGCCGAACGGGCCGCTGAGCCCCACCGTCTGGCCCGCGGACAGCCGCACGTTGCCGGTGTTGCGCACGGTGTAGCTCACCGTCGCGTCCCCCGTGCCGAAGGGGTTGAGCGTCCCGGTGTAGTCCACGCGCAGCTTCTCCACGGCGACCGCGGGGGCCAGCTTCCCGTCGACCCGGAGGTGCACCCGGATGCCCAGGCGGCGGTCGACGCTGATGCCGTTCTCCTGGGCGGCCTGCGGCAGCGAGGTCAGGATGCCGCCGGCGTAGTCGCCGGGCGTCGCGTCCTTCGGGACGGTGACCGTGAACGGCACCTCCGCCGTGCCGCCGGGGGCGATCGTGACCGTGTGGTCGCGCAGCGCCGTCCACGCTCCGACGGCGACCGCCTTCGCGTCCCGCTTCGCCACGTCGAGCTGGCCGCTGCTCGTGGTGAAGCCGTCGGCCGCGTACACGTCGAGCGTGATCGGCGCTGCGGCGTGGTTGCCCACGACGATCGCGTCGGTGACCGAGCCGCCCGGCGCGATCCGGTAGCCGAAGTTCTGACGGTCGGCGCCGTTCTGGTTGGCGGCGGTGCGCACGCCCCAGGTGACGTCGCCGTCGCCCGCGGCGAGCGCCGGCGACGCGGAGCCGCCGACGGCGACGGTCGCTGCGACGAGGAGGACGGAGACCAGCCCGGCGGCGAGGCGCGCGAGCGGGGAGGCGGAGGGGAGCGTCGGGAGGGTCGAGGTGCGCATCGTGCTTCCTGGTGGGGATCGGCTTCCTGGTGAGGATCGGGGAGGTCCGGGCGGGCGGCACGCGCCCGCCCGGACGGGTGGAGCGGTCGGCTAGCTGAGCGCGGTGAGGGTCAGGGTCGCCGTGTAGGTGCCGTCGGCGACGTCGACGGGGATGTCGAGCTCCAGGCCGGCGCCGAGCTTGGCGGAGCCCTTCGCGTGACCGCCGTCGGCGTGACCGAGCGTGGACGACACGGAGAGACCGTTGCCGCCCGTGAACCCGGACTGCACGCGGTCGCCTGCCTTGGCGTCGCCGCCGGCCTGGGTGACGGCCGGCGTCCAGCCGAGGTACTTGCCCGAGAACTTCTTGCCACCGGAGACGAAGTCGCTCACCTGGGCCGAGATCGACCACTGCGGTCCGGCGGCGCGGGTGTCCGTGACGCGGATCGGGTTGATCGAGCCCACCGCGGCGTAGTGGTCGCCCGCCTCCACGGCCTTGCCGAGGTCGACGAGGCCGTTGGTGCCGTCGACGTTCCAGACGAACTCGCCGGGCGCGGCCTCCGGGACGGTGACCTGCAGCTGCTGCGCGTCGGTGTCCGGCTTCGCCTCACGGGTCAGGGTGACCTGGTCGACGATGCTGTTCACCGGCTTGTCCGAGCCGTTGGCCTGGCTGCGCAGGGTCTTCACGGTGATGGCGCTGGAGCTGATGTCGATCGCGCTGTAGTTGCGGACCTTCTCCTGGTTCTGGACCGAGAGCCACCAGAAGCCCTTGTTCTGCAGGTCGTAGTACTTCGAGCCGGACGCCGAGTTGGCCGTCACGTAGAGCACCCCGCCGGGGCCGGCGACCACCGAGTCGGCGCCGGCCGCCTCGGCCGCGTTCGCCTTCTCGCCGTTGCGGATGAGGTAGCTGCGCGCATAGGTGT of Leifsonia shinshuensis contains these proteins:
- a CDS encoding ABC transporter substrate-binding protein, which produces MKRIIRSAAVVSVAALAVAGLAACASGSSAATGGSSSGKSTVYFGVSAAETGQYAQYGQQFKEAFDLAVEQVNAQGGIDGHPVALKYEDSQSDPKQSVAVAQKFVGDDSISLVFGDYSSAASIPASPIYTAGKLLQYGFNNSNPDFTAKGTQYQWSTSITTSATYTWTADYIKKQGIKSVGVTYLNTADWGIPAFNAFKDEAKKIGLKITDAEGVLDTSDDYRPSLTKAVAGKPDAFVHIGYGPDAAKLVTQLRAIGYNGPFYGGQDEQSFDGTKAAEGAINGAEFLASNPAKEVQDFVKAFQKKYPNETEVTGFEAGAYDALHVAVAAAKLGGTTREGILAGFKKVKDVPSVVYGTITFDQATRRVASPQLTPSILKDGKWVAYNG
- a CDS encoding WxL protein peptidoglycan domain-containing protein, yielding MRTSTLPTLPSASPLARLAAGLVSVLLVAATVAVGGSASPALAAGDGDVTWGVRTAANQNGADRQNFGYRIAPGGSVTDAIVVGNHAAAPITLDVYAADGFTTSSGQLDVAKRDAKAVAVGAWTALRDHTVTIAPGGTAEVPFTVTVPKDATPGDYAGGILTSLPQAAQENGISVDRRLGIRVHLRVDGKLAPAVAVEKLRVDYTGTLNPFGTGDATVSYTVRNTGNVRLSAGQTVGLSGPFGWFPVDAGNVAGVPELLPGESWTVSVPLHGVVPAFWLTASTALSPKLPAVTGSTPGVEGVAAEAGTVAVPWALLTLLIVIAAAVAATVLVLRRRRRASAVREDERVKKAVEEALKGVEAADPA